A window of the Gossypium hirsutum isolate 1008001.06 chromosome A05, Gossypium_hirsutum_v2.1, whole genome shotgun sequence genome harbors these coding sequences:
- the LOC107959172 gene encoding transcription factor DIVARICATA — MKWEMEILSPASYLSSRNWFGEESKSTKWTSAENKMFENALAVYDKDTPDRWQKVAEMIPGKTVGDVIKQYRELEADVSSIEAGLVPIPGYSTSPFTLDWVNSNGYDGLKQSYGIGGKRSSSGRPADHERKKGVPWTEEEHKLFLMGLKKYGKGDWRNISRNFVVTRTPTQVASHAQKYFIRQLSGGKDKRRASIHDITTVNLNDMRTPSPDNKGTPSPEQSSVLTQQPNSAAMPRTHFQWNPPCGGATMAFNSAQGSMLMSSSYGVPSYGLKMQGQSLQRSAAHESYFGPQNLVFQMQSAEQYPQNHLF, encoded by the exons ATGAAGTGGGAAATGGAAATTCTGTCTCCGGCATCTTATCTCTCCAGCAGAAATTGGTTTGGTGAAGAGAGTAAGAGCACGAAATGGACATCAGCAGAGAACAAGATGTTCGAGAATGCCTTGGCGGTTTACGATAAAGATACTCCCGATCGATGGCAGAAAGTGGCTGAGATGATCCCAGGGAAGACGGTGGGAGATGTGATCAAGCAATATAGAGAATTAGAAGCTGATGTTAGCAGTATAGAAGCAGGGCTGGTTCCAATTCCTGGATATAGCACCTCCCCATTCACATTGGATTGGGTGAATAGCAATGGCTATGATGGATTAAAACAGTCATATGGAATTGGCGGAAAGAGATCCTCATCAGGCAGGCCTGCAGATCATGAGAGGAAAAAAGGGGTTCCTTGGACAGAAGAGGAGCATAA ATTGTTTTTGATGGGGCTAAAAAAGTATGGCAAAGGGGATTGGAGAAATATATCACGCAATTTCGTTGTCACTCGAACACCGACTCAGGTGGCTAGTCATGCTCAGAAGTATTTCATTAGGCAGCTTTCTGGAGGGAAGGATAAGAGAAGAGCTAGCATCCATGACATAACAACGGTCAATCTCAACGACATGAGAACTCCTTCACCGGACAATAAGGGAACTCCTTCACCCGAACAGTCTTCGGTGCTCACTCAGCAGCCAAATTCTGCTGCCATGCCCAGAACACACTTTCAATGGAATCCGCCTTGTGGTGGGGCAACAATGGCTTTCAATTCAGCACAAGGAAGTATGTTGATGTCTTCTTCTTACGGGGTTCCCTCCTATGGATTGAAAATGCAGGGGCAGAGTCTGCAAAGAAGTGCTGCTCATGAGTCCTATTTTGGACCGCAAAATTTGGTTTTCCAGATGCAATCGGCCGAGCAATATCCGCAAAACCACCTATTCTGA
- the LOC121228846 gene encoding NAD(P)H-quinone oxidoreductase subunit 2 A, chloroplastic, whose amino-acid sequence MAIVEFLLFVLTTALGGIFLCGANDLITIFVAPECFSLCSYLLSGYTKKDVRSNEATTKYLLMGGASSSILVHGFSWLYGSSGGEIELQEIVNGLINTQMYNSPGISIALIFITVGIGFKLSPTLLINGLLTQELYARMEAPKGELGIFLIGDQGKKNYPFLIFSQLD is encoded by the coding sequence ATGGCTATAGTAGAGTTTCTGTTATTCGTATTAACAACTGCTCTAGGAGGAATATTTTTATGCGGTGCTAACGATTTAATAACTATCTTTGTAGCTCCAGAATGTTTCAGTTTATGCTCCTACCTATTATCTGGATATACCAAGAAAGATGTACGGTCTAATGAGGCTACTACGAAATATTTACTCATGGGTGGGGCAAGCTCTTCTATTCTGGTTCATGGTTTCTCTTGGCTATATGGTTCATCCGGGGGAGAGATCGAGCTTCAAGAAATAGTGAATGGTCTTATCAATACACAAATGTATAACTCCCCAGGAATTTCAATTGCGCTTATATTCATCACTGTAGGAATTGGGTTCAAGCTTTCCCCAACCCTTCTCATCAATGGACTCCTGACACAAGAACTTTATGCGAGAATGGAAGCCCCAAAGGGAGAATTAGGAATTTTTCTGATAGGGGATCAAggcaaaaaaaattatccatttCTAATCTTCAGCCAGCTGGATTAA
- the LOC107961375 gene encoding sugar transport protein 8 gives MAGGVIATGSGGEQDFPAKLTLQVFICTAIAAFGGLMFGYDIGISGGVTGMDDFLLKFFPNVYVKKNHAHENNYCKFDDEYLQLFTSSLYLAAIVASGGASLMCKKYGRKPTMQAASIFFFIGAILNVSAMNLPMLILGRLFLGAGVGCGNQAVPLFITEISPPKFRGGLNICFQLLITVGILVANCVNYFTSNIKNYGWRISLGGAAVPAVILLVGSFAIVETPTSLIERGKKEKGLKTLKRIRGVDDVQKEFEEMVRATEVANQIKHPFRELMKKPSIPPMICGTIIHVFQQFTGINVVMFYAPVLFQTMGFGSSASLLSAVITGTVNSLSTVIAIFTVDKAGRKKLLVFGALICMVAQCTIGVILKKYLTETSKVPNSIAKVVVLLICVYVNGFAWSWGPLGWLISSEVFPLETRTSGYFFAVATNMLCTFIIAQAFLSMLCHMRAYIYFFFAAWLIVMSIFVMAMLPETKGVPLDEMVEKVWKKHWFWKSFFKSSDIERPKAMVQLEHQEKPNH, from the exons ATGGCGGGTGGTGTAATCGCGACTGGTTCCGGCGGTGAGCAAGACTTTCCGGCGAAGCTCACCCTCCAAGTCTTTATTTGCACCGCCATAGCTGCCTTTGGTGGTTTAATGTTTGGCTACGATATTGGAATTTCAG GAGGAGTGACAGGGATGGACGATTTCCTATTGAAGTTCTTCCCCAATGTTTACGTTAAAAAGAACCACGCTCATGAAAACAACTACTGCAAATTCGACGACGAGTATCTTCAGCTCTTCACGTCGTCCCTTTACTTAGCCGCCATCGTCGCCAGTGGCGGCGCCTCCTTAATGTGCAAGAAATACGGTCGAAAACCAACCATGCAAGCTGCCTCTATCTTCTTCTTCATTGGAGCTATTCTCAACGTGTCTGCAATGAACCTTCCTATGTTAATTCTTGGAAGGCTTTTCCTTGGTGCCGGTGTAGGATGTGGTAACCAG GCAGTCCCGCTGTTCATTACCGAAATTTCACCGCCAAAATTCAGAGGAGGACTCAACATTTGCTTTCAGTTGCTAATCACAGTCGGCATCCTGGTAGCAAATTGTGTTAACTATTTCACATCGAATATAAAAAACTATGGTTGGAGGATTTCATTGGGCGGCGCCGCCGTGCCAGCCGTAATCCTCCTTGTTGGATCGTTCGCTATTGTGGAGACTCCGACGAGTCTGATagaaagaggaaagaaagaaaaaggtttaAAAACCCTAAAGAGAATCAGGGGTGTAGACGATGTTCAAAAAGAGTTTGAAGAAATGGTTCGAGCCACAGAGGTTGCCAATCAAATCAAACACCCTTTCAGGGAACTGATGAAGAAGCCGAGCATTCCTCCAATGATTTGCGGCACCATCATTCATGTATTCCAGCAGTTCACAGGGATCAACGTGGTCATGTTTTACGCACCGGTGTTGTTTCAAACCATGGGGTTCGGGTCCAGCGCGTCGCTTTTATCGGCCGTCATAACTGGCACTGTCAATTCATTGTCAACAGTTATCGCCATCTTTACAGTAGATAAAGCTGGAAGGAAGAAACTACTCGTTTTTGGAGCTCTGATTTGCATGGTAGCTCAG TGTACAATTGGGGTTATTCTTAAAAAGTACTTGACGGAAACAAGCAAAGTACCCAATAGCATAGCCAAAGTAGTGGTGCTTTTAATCTGCGTATATGTGAACGGATTTGCATGGTCATGGGGTCCTTTGGGGTGGCTAATATCTAGCGAAGTCTTCCCATTGGAAACACGAACTTCAGGCTATTTTTTTGCGGTCGCCACCAACATGCTTTGCACATTCATCATAGCTCAAGCATTCCTCAGCATGCTTTGCCACATGCGAGCCTACATTTACTTCTTCTTCGCCGCCTGGCTCATCGTCATGTCCATTTTCGTAATGGCGATGCTCCCTGAGACCAAAGGAGTCCCCCTGGATGAAATGGTTGAAAAAGTATGGAAGAAACACTGGTTCTGGAAAAGCTTTTTCAAATCTAGCGACATTGAAAGACCGAAAGCTATGGTCCAGCTTGAGCATCAGGAAAAACCAAACCATTAA
- the LOC107959174 gene encoding uncharacterized protein has translation MSFNVKVIQHFVWKIIRFSGSCSYKFVRRYPVVAGFFIFVLFVYVCFPSYFYILMSSSPILICTAISIRFYWKTKRPEVQMVQKKYSEERSSADINRSKVPSLRPQKSVRRNARKEVLQWDRNDSPDSNLLFGSGINDILSGKSNLLEENSRSLNVKGNSNVEHGESSSQNEKRNDQALNDPKSLLDNETLKPHSVLGDSFGGQLGKSPDGGGGGGGGGEVEKERLEKRKDVKEIKVRDRDKAVEWTKDDEKHLMDLGLTEAERNRRLESLIAKRRARKMFKMAIEKSLMDKGIVPHNHIAPILIVKNNILGFSNHANEEVLQMPGSAPSILLPTQNPFDLPYDPFEEKPNLTGDSFQQEFMAVNQRDTLFCRHESFHHGPLFTFETTQDSINDPFNPYYSAEKRLVRGPEVDRFRKAPDDEGGHHQNNSRGFGSDIDLIELEESINNDTINSLEEKSEKITESANDKTEIGETNENPHDLSGSEIRVEIDSTKNNDSCYSASSSDDSESGLDQTAKPLSLCTNQVRKAFNLSIPPKGKTVTKLPFDSSPSPRRTEFNLFYNTYRRQSHTRNCSIASDLQVEVSEVGSITLSTDGTSSPVEGSVTYDGDVERDINSDNEELWGGSFNLSKEANLEKLRELDDIIEEDSVEVKVSGLNKKPEEPIASISPSELEKASNVSDKLSPKNPGKPVQLTGKSVVHSPSKSCFQKPEQFIDPQQKPTEENIICNAKPITQGDANTLESKSSETKANGAQALNEPAALGEMGKPDDAINLDSSGYKHGNKETSYEYKRTAESEKKMEESRPSKYIEEGTCKATKHGTGDAPSSVQSKDQPSKHFEEDAQNLTEYNTRNAPNAVQSIDELESIPASGVNQNILEDNVSGMEQRLGGSIAVAPNRRLELEQTYLSSGASPRSVLPQNILADQIPVSDIEQRRQTDWPGSVTEDIVRENSADNQPHENSTFNMPQSTQRLAENSIQDSSSNCGPATSEEPSCVTKKRTDGSTAHNMNELVFEGTQGNDGSSLKSSKDESKTSTSSEDTEELSKTSGESNLDSIEHPGGSEKLIEHNTRTDSSKPKEGNAKTDDPKTMVREKSAAEVDRVCNVKDSLTNKVTNIESLNPVLDGEGEHQILSRQKAVVEPSKTCGATSAGSDKDSKHESTTLTKSEANAGLSTSKGESNSSNNIKNGGDTQNLSGQERLSDASQSREDDLNKAISESISGVDNTATTGISIDHKIATEASKPKEPEVKAVNTKENDSNEVAK, from the exons ATGAGTTTCAATGTAAAGGTTATTCAACATTTTGTCTGGAAAATCATTAGATTTTCCGGAAGTTGTAGTTATAAATTTGTAAGAAGATATCCAGTTGTGGCAGGGTTTTTTATCTTTGTTCTCTTCGTATATGTATGCTTTCCTTCTTATTTCTACATTTTGATGTCCTCTTCGCCGATTCTTATCTGCACTGCAATTTCAATCCGATTTTATTGGAAAACCAAACGTCCGGAAGTCCAAATGGTTCAGAAGAAATACAGTGAGGAGAGATCATCTGCAGATATAAATAGATCAAAAGTCCCTTCATTACGGCCCCAGAAAAGTGTTCGACGAAATGCTCGAAAGGAAGTCCTACAATGGGATAGAAACGATAGTCCGGATAGTAACTTGCTTTTTGGGAGTGGTATTAATGATATTTTGTCTGGTAAATCCAATTTATTGGAAGAAAATTCGAGGTCCTTAAATGTGAAAGGAAATTCTAATGTGGAACATGGAGAGAGCTCTTCCCAGAACGAGAAGCGAAATGATCAAGCACTTAATGACCCGAAATCTCTCCTTGATAACGAGACTCTGAAACCTCATAGCGTGTTGGGTGATAGCTTTGGAGGGCAATTAGGTAAAAGTCctgatggtggtggtggtggtggtggtggtggtgaggtCGAGAAAGAAAGATTGGAAAAAAGGAAAGATGTGAAGGAGATAAAAGTGCGGGATCGAGATAAGGCGGTGGAATGGACAAAGGATGATGAGAAGCATCTAATGGATCTCGGGTTAACTGAGGCAGAAAGAAACAGAAGGCTGGAAAGTTTGATTGCAAAACGTAGAGCAAGAAAGATGTTCAAAATGGCAATTGAGAAAAGCCTGATGGACAAGGGTATTGTTCCCCATAATCATATTGCTCCCATTCTAATAGTTAAAAACAACATTCTTGGTTTTTCAAATCATGCTAATGAAGAAGTGTTACAAATGCCTGGTTCTGCTCCTTCCATCTTGTTGCCTACACAGAATCCATTTGACTTACCTTATGATCCATTTGAAGAAAAACCAAATCTTACGGGTGATAGTTTCCAACAAGAGTTCATGGCTGTCAACCAAAGGGATACGCTTTTCTGCAGGCACGAGAGCTTCCACCATGGACCTTTGTTTACATTCGAAACCACTCAAGATTCTATTAATGATCCGTTTAATCCCTACTATAGTGCTGAGAAAAGGCTTGTAAGGGGTCCAGAAGTTGATAGATTCAGAAAGGCACCAG ATGATGAAGGAGGTCACCACCAGAATAATTCCCGTGGTTTTGGAAGTGACATTGATCTTATTGAGCTGGAAGAGTCCATTAACAATGACACAATTAACTCATTGGAAGAGAAAAGTGAAAAGATTACAGAAAGTGCCAATGATAAGACTGAAATAGGAGAAACTAATGAAAACCCTCATGATCTGAGTGGAAGTGAAATAAGAGTGGAGATAGATTCAACTAAAAACAATGATTCCTGCTACTCAGCATCTTCATCTGATGACTCTGAGTCAGGATTAGATCAAACGGCAAAACCTCTGTCGCTGTGTACTAATCAAGTCCGAAAGGCTTTTAATCTTTCAATTCCTCCCAAGGGGAAAACTGTGACCAAGCTTCCTTTTGATTCCAGCCCATCTCCGCGTAGGACCgagtttaatttgttttacaaTACGTATAGGCGACAGAGTCATACTCGAAACTGTTCCATAGCTTCTGACTTGCAAGTTGAGGTTTCAGAAGTCGGGTCAATTACATTATCAACTGATGGAACCAGTTCACCTGTAGAAGGTTCAGTTACATATGATGGGGATGTTGAAAGGGATATAAATTCTGACAATGAAGAACTGTGGGGAGGTTCATTTAACTTATCAAAAGAGGCAAATCTAGAAAAACTGAGAGAACTAGATGATATTATTGAAGAGGATTCTGTAGAAGTGAAGGTTTCTGGTTTAAACAAGAAACCTGAGGAACCAATTGCTTCAATCTCTCCATCTGAACTGGAAAAGGCTTCCAATGTTTCAGATAAATTATCACCTAAAAATCCAGGAAAACCGGTGCAGTTAACGGGGAAGTCAGTTGTTCATTCACCTTCCAAGTCTTGTTTCCAGAAGCCAGAG CAATTTATTGATCCTCAACAGAAGCCTACAGAAGAGAACATCATTTGTAATGCGAAGCCGATAACTCAAGGAGATGCTAACACTTTAGAGTCGAAATCATCTGAAACCAAAGCCAATGGGGCCCAAGCATTGAATGAACCTGCAGCTTTAGGAGAGATGGGAAAACCAGATGACGCAATTAATTTAGATTCAAGCGGTTACAAGCATGGAAACAAAGAAACATCTTATGAGTATAAAAGAACTGCAGAATCTGAAAAGAAGATGGAGGAAAGCCGACCTTCAAAATATATTGAAGAAGGTACTTGTAAAGCAACTAAGCATGGCACTGGGGATGCACCAAGTTCTGTTCAAAGCAAAGACCAACCTTCAAAGCATTTTGAAGAAGATGCTCAAAACTTAACTGAGTATAATACCAGGAATGCGCCAAATGCTGTTCAAAGCATAGATGAGTTGGAATCTATTCCAGCTAGTGGGGTTAATCAAAATATTCTGGAGGATAATGTTTCTGGAATGGAACAAAGATTAGGAGGTTCTATTGCAGTGGCTCCAAATCGAAGATTGGAGCTTGAGCAAACTTATCTCAGCTCAGGTGCATCTCCGAGATCTGTGTTACCACAAAATATCCTGGCAGATCAAATACCTGTATCAGACATTGAGCAACGAAGACAAACAGATTGGCCAGGATCTGTTACAGAAGACATAGTGAGGGAAAATTCAGCAGACAATCAACCACATGAGAACTCAACTTTTAACATGCCCCAAAGTACACAGCGGTTGGCTGAGAATTCAATACAGGACTCATCCAGTAATTGCGGTCCTGCAACATCAGAG GAACCGTCTTGCGTGACAAAGAAGAGAACTGATGGTAGCACTGCCCATAATATGAATGAACTTGTCTTCGAAGGCACACAAGGCAATGACGGCTCTTCTTTAAAATCCAGTAAAGATGAATCTAAAACTTCGACAAGTTCAGAGGACACGGAAGAACTATCAAAAACATCTGGTGAAAGTAATCTTGATTCTATTGAGCATCCTGGAGGATCAGAAAAACTGATTGAACACAACACTAGAACTGATTCATCAAAACCAAAAGAAGGAAATGCTAAAACAGATGACCCTAAAACCATGGTGAGAGAAAAG TCCGCAGCAGAAGTTGATCGCGTTTGCAATGTGAAAGACTCATTAACCAATAAGGTAACTAACATCGAGAGCTTGAACCCTGTTCTTGATGGTGAGGGTGAGCACCAAATATTAAGTAGGCAAAAGGCTGTCGTGGAACCATCAAAGACCTGTGGGGCAACTAGTGCAGGATCTGATAAAGATAGCAAACATGAATCCACAACATTAACCAAATCTGAAGCCAATGCTGGACTATCAACTTCAAAAGGAGAAAGTAACAGCTCGAACAACATCAAAAATGGCGGAGATACACAAAATTTGAGCGGTCAAGAACGTCTCTCGGATGCGTCACAATCAAGGGAGGATGATCTCAACAAGGCCATTAGTGAAAGCATCTCAGGTGTAGATAACACTGCAACGACAGGCATATCAATAGACCACAAGATTGCCACAGAAGCATCAAAACCGAAAGAACCCGAAGTCAAGGCTGTCAACACCAAGGAAAATGATAGCAATGAAGTGGCAAAATGA